From one Anopheles bellator chromosome 1, idAnoBellAS_SP24_06.2, whole genome shotgun sequence genomic stretch:
- the LOC131210164 gene encoding alpha-tocopherol transfer protein-like has product MANVRPLVPELAEKARQELNEVPARVAEDLSALRAWLVKQPHLNPRTDDQFLVNFLRGCKYSLEKSKEKLDNYYTVKTAIPEFFENRDPHDKTLQNYMTFGVNLPLPHTLEVDGPRFMLVRMGAYDATKYSIVHVMKVCYMITDLLLVNDDTSIIAGHMVLVDLRGLTFACMSQFSPTFIKKMTSVIEAFPIRTRGIHFINPSSGFDALYRLFHGFLSKKIQERIQVHESFEALHKVVPKKYLPEEYGGSGGRLGDIIEDWRLKLIAERAFFADDAKYRNDERKRPGKPKNASTLFGVEGSFRSLEFD; this is encoded by the exons ATGGCCAACGTGAGACCGCTCGTTCCGGAACTGGCCGAAAAGGCGCGCCAAGAGCTGAACGAAGTACCGGCCCGGGTGGCGGAAGATTTGAGCGCGTTGCGCGCGTGGCTCGTGAAGCAGCCTCACCTCAACCCGCGGACCGATGACCAGTTTTTGGTGAACTTCTTGCGCGGCTGCAAGTACAGCCTGGAGAAGAGCAAAGAGAAGCTGGACAACTACTACACGGTCAAGACGGCCATTCCGGAGTTTTTCGAAAACCGTGACCCGCACGACAAAACCCTGCAAAACTACATGACATTCGG TGTAAACCTCCCGCTACCGCACACACTTGAAGTGGACGGACCACGGTTCATGTTGGTGCGCATGGGGGCGTACGATGCGACGAAGTACTCGATTGTGCATGTGATGAAGGTGTGCTATATGATAACtgatctgctgctggtgaacgaTGACACTTCCATTATTGCGGGCCACATGGTACTGGTGGACCTGAGAGGGCTAACCTTCGCCTGTATGTCCCAGTTCAGCCCAACGTTCATCAA AAAAATGACCTCCGTCATCGAGGCGTTCCCCATCCGCACCCGAGGCATCCACTTCATAAACCCTTCGTCCGGGTTCGACGCTCTCTACAGACTGTTTCACGGgtttttgagcaaaaaaaTCCAGGAACGCATCCAGGTGCACGAGTCGTTCGAAGCGCTGCATAAAGTGGTGCCCAAGAAGTACCTGCCGGAGGAGtacggtggcagtggcgggcGCTTGGGCGATATCATCGAGGACTGGCGCCTCAAACTTATCGCCGAACGTGCCTTTTTCGCGGACGACGCCAAGTATCGTAACGACGAGCGAAAACGACCGGGCAAGCCGAAGAACGCGAGCACCCTGTTCGGCGTGGAAGGCTCGTTCCGATCGCTGGAGTTTGACTAG